One window of the Polypterus senegalus isolate Bchr_013 chromosome 18, ASM1683550v1, whole genome shotgun sequence genome contains the following:
- the gstz1 gene encoding maleylacetoacetate isomerase isoform X2 — MCAALKPVLYGYFRSSCSWRVRIAFALKGIEYDQFPVNLIKDGGQQLTDQYRKINPMQQVPAVCIDGIIISQSLTIIQYIEETRPGPHLLPQNPKKRAQVRMICDLITSGIQPLQNLHVLQKVGGGKAEWAKHFIERGFQALEQILVQSAGQYCVGDEISMADICLVPQVYNAARFKVDMTPFPTIKKINDTLLEVEAFKASHPSCQPDTPPDLQS, encoded by the exons ATGTGTGCAGCTTTAAAG CCCGTGCTCTATGGCTACTTCAGGAGTTCCTGCTCTTGGCGAGTAAGGATCG CGTTTGCCCTGAAAGGTATTGAATATGACCAGTTCCCAGTGAATCTGATCAAAGATGGAGGACAGCAG CTGACTGatcaatatagaaaaataaacccCATGCAGCAAGTGCCTGCTGTCTGCATTGATGGAATCATCATCTCCCAGTCG CTTACAATTATTCAGTATATTGAAGAGACCAGACCTGGTCCACATCTTCTTCCTCAGAACCCCAAAAAGAGAGCACAAGTACGAATGATCTGTGATCTTATCACCTCAGGCATTCAGCCACTTCAG AATCTTCATGTGCTGCAAAAGGTTGGTGGCGGAAAAGCAGAATGGGCCAAGCATTTCATTGAACGAGGCTTTCAAG CTCTGGAACAAATCCTGGTGCAGTCAGCTGGACAGTACTGTGTAGGAGACGag ATATCCATGGCAGACATATGCCTGGTTCCTCAGGTTTACAATGCTGCAAG GTTTAAGGTGGACATGACTCCTTTTCCAACAATAAAGAAGATCAATGACACTCTGCTTGAAGTTGAAGCTTTTAAAGCAAGTCACCCATCTTGCCAGCCCGACACACCACCCGACCTCCAATCATGA
- the gstz1 gene encoding maleylacetoacetate isomerase isoform X1 yields MAAASVAGYESRQTLQNFSVGTMSAKDKPVLYGYFRSSCSWRVRIAFALKGIEYDQFPVNLIKDGGQQLTDQYRKINPMQQVPAVCIDGIIISQSLTIIQYIEETRPGPHLLPQNPKKRAQVRMICDLITSGIQPLQNLHVLQKVGGGKAEWAKHFIERGFQALEQILVQSAGQYCVGDEISMADICLVPQVYNAARFKVDMTPFPTIKKINDTLLEVEAFKASHPSCQPDTPPDLQS; encoded by the exons ATGGCTGCAGCGAGCGTGGCGGGCTACGAGTCCAGGCAAACGTTGCAAAACTTCAGTGTTGGGACGATGAGTGCAAAAGACAAG CCCGTGCTCTATGGCTACTTCAGGAGTTCCTGCTCTTGGCGAGTAAGGATCG CGTTTGCCCTGAAAGGTATTGAATATGACCAGTTCCCAGTGAATCTGATCAAAGATGGAGGACAGCAG CTGACTGatcaatatagaaaaataaacccCATGCAGCAAGTGCCTGCTGTCTGCATTGATGGAATCATCATCTCCCAGTCG CTTACAATTATTCAGTATATTGAAGAGACCAGACCTGGTCCACATCTTCTTCCTCAGAACCCCAAAAAGAGAGCACAAGTACGAATGATCTGTGATCTTATCACCTCAGGCATTCAGCCACTTCAG AATCTTCATGTGCTGCAAAAGGTTGGTGGCGGAAAAGCAGAATGGGCCAAGCATTTCATTGAACGAGGCTTTCAAG CTCTGGAACAAATCCTGGTGCAGTCAGCTGGACAGTACTGTGTAGGAGACGag ATATCCATGGCAGACATATGCCTGGTTCCTCAGGTTTACAATGCTGCAAG GTTTAAGGTGGACATGACTCCTTTTCCAACAATAAAGAAGATCAATGACACTCTGCTTGAAGTTGAAGCTTTTAAAGCAAGTCACCCATCTTGCCAGCCCGACACACCACCCGACCTCCAATCATGA